GCGGGCCGCACCGGTGGACGGTGCGGCCCGCAGGCGTGCGCGGCCGGGGCCGCCGGTGCGCTCAGGTGAGGGAGAGACCGCCGTCCACCGGGACGACCGCGCCCGTCATGTAGCGGCCCCCCGGATCGGCCAGGGTCGTGACCCACCAGGCCACGTCCTCGGGCGTGGCGACCCGCCCGAGCGGGATGCGCTCGGAGATCTGCCCGAGGAACCCCTGGTACTCCTCGGCGGACATGCCGACGCGCTCGCCGATGCCGGTGTCCGTCACGCCCGGGGCCACCGACACCACGCGGATGCCGCGCGGCGCGAGCTCCACGGCCCAGGTGCGGGTGAAGTGGTTCAGCGCCGCCTTCGTGGCCCAGTACACCGAGTTGTCGGGGAACCCCTGGATGCCCAGCGATCCGGCGGAGCTGACGTTGACGATGGTGCCGCCGGTCGCCTCCAGGGCGTCCAGGGCGGCCTGCGCCACGAAGGCCGGCGCCATCAGGTTGACCGCGAGCTGGTGCT
This genomic stretch from Streptomyces sp. Go-475 harbors:
- a CDS encoding SDR family oxidoreductase, which codes for MIITGGGTGIGRATARRFAGQGDRVLVVGRTAAALDETAEGHDGIRTLVADVTEPGAGETVVEAALRAFGRVDVLVNNAGTGTFAPLAKLDRAATEHQLAVNLMAPAFVAQAALDALEATGGTIVNVSSAGSLGIQGFPDNSVYWATKAALNHFTRTWAVELAPRGIRVVSVAPGVTDTGIGERVGMSAEEYQGFLGQISERIPLGRVATPEDVAWWVTTLADPGGRYMTGAVVPVDGGLSLT